Proteins found in one Pelorhabdus rhamnosifermentans genomic segment:
- a CDS encoding spore germination protein — protein sequence MKRRKCLNINKISTAISGASLFKVKKNLYALKQLIMESEEIAAKISQLIAILRHEKAKSVFTTVTANKTFFEETFKQSSDLIFYEFATFSGVKVLIVYIDGLVNKEILGRDVINSFIIKSKELQTNTLLDSKVLKDLIAVANVTETKTMSTVIDNVLNGNTVMFVDKVATALLIDSKGWERRAVAEPDTETVIRGPREGFIENIRTNTSLLRRKIKSPNLVFENITLGKQTKTNVAIAYIDGIVNQSVLGEVRRRLNKIDTDSILETGYIEQFIEDSPFSVLATVGNTQKPDIAAAKILEGRVAIFCDGTPHVLTIPHLFIETLQTSEDYYMRPLLATAWRILRISAFLISIFVPSFYVALQTFHQEMIPTILLLRMAGTNSDIPFPAGAEMFIMLGFYELLRESGIRLPRAVGSAISIVGALIVGESAVNAGLVSAPVVIITAIAGVTGFIVPALSEAVMIYRILFLIAGSVMGLYGIVCGIFVAVMHAVSLRSCGVPYTSTLAPSDESVFKDFIFRFPLWTMKRRPEAIEKNNQQRQGKNQW from the coding sequence ATGAAAAGACGAAAGTGCCTAAATATAAATAAGATATCGACTGCTATATCGGGTGCTTCGCTTTTCAAGGTCAAAAAGAACCTTTATGCTCTTAAACAACTCATTATGGAGAGTGAAGAAATCGCAGCCAAAATATCGCAGCTAATAGCAATACTTAGACATGAGAAAGCTAAAAGCGTTTTTACTACCGTAACAGCCAATAAAACTTTTTTTGAGGAGACATTCAAACAAAGTAGCGACCTTATCTTTTATGAATTTGCTACTTTTTCCGGCGTAAAAGTCTTGATAGTATATATTGACGGATTAGTTAACAAGGAAATTTTGGGTCGGGACGTTATAAATTCATTTATTATTAAATCGAAAGAACTACAAACAAATACACTTTTGGATTCGAAAGTTTTGAAAGATTTAATTGCAGTAGCAAACGTAACAGAAACCAAGACAATGTCTACAGTTATTGATAATGTATTAAATGGTAATACGGTTATGTTTGTCGATAAAGTAGCTACTGCCCTGCTCATTGATTCCAAAGGATGGGAAAGACGAGCAGTAGCTGAGCCTGATACTGAGACTGTAATTAGGGGACCCCGTGAAGGTTTTATTGAGAATATCAGAACAAATACTAGTTTATTGCGGCGGAAGATAAAGAGCCCCAACTTAGTATTTGAAAATATCACCCTTGGCAAACAGACAAAAACCAATGTTGCTATTGCCTATATTGATGGCATTGTAAACCAGTCAGTATTAGGTGAAGTGAGAAGACGATTAAATAAGATTGATACAGATTCGATCCTAGAAACAGGCTATATTGAGCAATTTATTGAAGATAGCCCATTTTCAGTTCTGGCAACTGTTGGCAATACCCAAAAACCCGATATTGCTGCGGCCAAAATCCTTGAAGGTCGGGTAGCTATATTTTGCGATGGCACCCCGCATGTACTTACTATACCCCATTTATTTATTGAAACGCTGCAAACCAGTGAGGATTACTACATGCGACCATTACTCGCAACGGCATGGAGAATCCTCCGAATTTCAGCTTTTCTTATTAGTATATTTGTACCTAGCTTTTATGTTGCTCTGCAGACTTTTCATCAAGAAATGATTCCAACGATACTTCTATTACGTATGGCTGGCACAAACTCGGATATACCCTTTCCGGCTGGAGCGGAAATGTTTATAATGCTAGGCTTTTATGAGTTACTCCGCGAATCAGGCATCAGACTCCCGCGGGCTGTAGGATCAGCAATTAGTATCGTGGGCGCGCTCATTGTTGGCGAAAGCGCGGTAAACGCCGGCCTCGTAAGTGCTCCCGTGGTTATCATTACGGCCATTGCTGGAGTTACTGGTTTTATTGTACCAGCCTTATCGGAAGCTGTCATGATTTATCGGATTCTTTTCTTAATTGCAGGCAGCGTAATGGGACTATACGGCATCGTATGTGGGATCTTCGTCGCTGTGATGCACGCTGTTTCACTGCGTTCCTGTGGCGTTCCCTACACTTCCACGCTGGCACCTTCTGATGAAAGCGTATTTAAGGATTTTATTTTTCGCTTCCCCCTATGGACGATGAAGAGAAGGCCAGAAGCTATTGAAAAAAACAATCAGCAAAGGCAAGGGAAAAACCAATGGTGA
- a CDS encoding nucleoside recognition domain-containing protein, whose translation MAETNQKEYKVTWKGWLSLTILVISLSGIFTNANAPWKALDFMVLTGNFGEVAKGIIFTGKGGIGAKDGFMFALTLFPTVMFALGCIQVAESLGALRAAEKIFHPLLRPLLGIPGVSGLAFVSSFTSTDVGAVMTKELVDEKLMTDNERTIFAAYQFAGSAVIVNTFGTGGPLLPITVLPVGIIILLIVIAKIIGANMVRLYLKWYLAKNAVVGGSKNG comes from the coding sequence ATGGCAGAGACAAATCAAAAGGAATATAAAGTAACTTGGAAAGGCTGGTTATCGCTAACTATTCTGGTAATCTCTTTATCTGGAATTTTTACCAATGCCAATGCTCCGTGGAAAGCCCTGGATTTTATGGTTCTCACAGGTAATTTTGGTGAAGTGGCAAAAGGAATTATTTTTACGGGTAAAGGAGGTATAGGAGCGAAGGATGGATTTATGTTTGCCCTAACATTGTTTCCGACAGTCATGTTTGCATTGGGGTGTATTCAAGTTGCTGAATCACTGGGCGCATTGCGAGCAGCTGAAAAAATATTTCATCCTTTGTTACGGCCCTTGTTGGGTATTCCTGGCGTAAGTGGATTAGCCTTTGTCAGTTCTTTTACGAGTACGGATGTTGGGGCGGTTATGACGAAGGAATTGGTTGACGAGAAATTGATGACCGACAATGAGCGGACGATTTTTGCAGCTTACCAGTTTGCCGGATCGGCCGTTATCGTCAACACTTTCGGGACAGGGGGGCCATTACTTCCCATTACTGTCTTGCCTGTGGGTATTATTATTTTGTTGATTGTTATTGCTAAAATTATTGGCGCAAATATGGTTCGACTGTATTTAAAATGGTATTTGGCTAAAAATGCGGTAGTTGGAGGTAGCAAGAATGGCTGA
- a CDS encoding glycyl radical protein: MSSKRIEGFKKSYIDAKPSISVHRAVAFTASYKETEGESIIIRRAKAFQAVCKRIPVTIFDDEIIVGAVGEFLKSGVVCPEYSWKWVEEEMDSFESRDQDPYRIDAEAKDTLREEIFPYWKGKSLEETFLSRLNKETAKILVDTGIIDNDSKWRNAVGEITADYQDIVFKKGFGGLKAEALKHLQGLEPITAEALEKIDFYNASILVCDAIVTLAQRYSDKAMKMAQTETDARRKEELLEISRICRKVPEHPPETFYEAIQTVWFTQIGSILSENSLALNLGRFDQYMYPCYANDIKSGTITKDDAQELIEALWIKLSEWVWAISSNTAKFFAGYNAFQNLTVGGRTREGRDATNDLSYMCLKATENVKTHQPGLSVRIHPDSSDEFLLAVCKLIRVGTGFPAVHNDKVGSAMLLAEGLSPEDARDWSNCGCVVPHFRKIGQWTSAVNINLAAAIEYALNGGKSRITGKNMGLPEVPGSEFKSYDEVKTAFYKQLAYLIKHSAIGSVTLQQVHAEMVPRPYISMLVDGCMEKGKDLSKGGAKYNLSPVFTGIGVADSANSLAAIKKLVFEDKKYTLGEIDKALAADWNGYEEMRQAVLACPKYGNDDDYVDSIAVEITDFYYKEVHSYKDYFGTPFTSAFMGISNYIPCGSVIGATPDGRKAKTPLTEGVSPHAGTDLTSPTAAMRSVAKINHDVHSGGTLMNMKFAPDLLKSDRNLKNLAALIRAYFALGAFHVQFNVISTELLRKAQEHPEDYKDLLVRVAGYSTQFVNLSREAQNAIIERTTYETM; this comes from the coding sequence ATGTCTAGTAAACGAATTGAAGGTTTTAAGAAGTCGTACATTGATGCCAAGCCATCTATCAGTGTTCATCGTGCGGTGGCTTTTACGGCATCTTACAAGGAAACTGAAGGTGAATCAATCATTATACGGCGAGCAAAAGCATTTCAGGCCGTATGTAAGCGTATTCCAGTAACGATTTTTGATGATGAAATTATTGTTGGAGCCGTCGGTGAATTTCTGAAGTCGGGTGTTGTTTGTCCTGAATATTCCTGGAAATGGGTTGAAGAGGAAATGGACTCGTTTGAAAGTCGGGATCAGGACCCCTATCGCATTGATGCGGAGGCAAAAGATACCTTGCGTGAAGAAATTTTCCCTTACTGGAAAGGCAAGTCGCTGGAAGAAACTTTTCTATCTCGCCTTAATAAAGAAACAGCGAAAATTCTGGTTGATACCGGAATTATTGATAATGATTCCAAGTGGAGAAACGCAGTTGGCGAAATTACTGCCGATTATCAAGATATTGTTTTCAAAAAAGGTTTTGGGGGACTCAAAGCAGAGGCACTCAAGCATTTACAAGGTTTGGAACCGATTACTGCTGAAGCACTGGAAAAAATTGATTTTTACAACGCTTCCATTTTAGTTTGTGATGCAATTGTCACTCTGGCCCAGCGTTATTCGGATAAAGCAATGAAAATGGCACAAACGGAAACGGATGCTCGTCGAAAAGAAGAATTACTTGAAATTTCAAGAATTTGCCGGAAAGTGCCAGAACATCCGCCGGAGACTTTTTACGAGGCTATTCAGACGGTATGGTTTACCCAAATTGGTTCAATACTGTCCGAAAATTCCCTGGCATTAAATCTGGGCAGGTTCGATCAATATATGTATCCATGCTACGCTAATGATATAAAGTCAGGTACGATTACTAAAGACGATGCCCAAGAGTTGATTGAGGCACTTTGGATCAAGCTTTCTGAATGGGTATGGGCGATTTCTAGTAACACGGCTAAATTTTTTGCTGGTTATAATGCATTCCAAAATCTGACCGTAGGTGGCAGAACAAGAGAGGGTCGGGATGCAACAAATGATCTTTCTTACATGTGTCTGAAAGCAACGGAAAATGTAAAAACTCATCAGCCAGGTTTGAGTGTGCGGATTCATCCCGACAGTTCAGATGAATTTCTATTAGCAGTATGTAAATTGATTCGGGTCGGAACCGGTTTTCCTGCAGTGCACAATGACAAGGTTGGTTCGGCAATGCTGCTGGCGGAAGGACTGTCTCCCGAAGACGCACGTGACTGGAGCAATTGTGGCTGTGTAGTGCCGCATTTTAGAAAAATAGGCCAGTGGACATCAGCTGTTAATATTAATTTGGCCGCCGCGATCGAATATGCATTGAATGGTGGTAAAAGCCGCATTACGGGAAAAAATATGGGGCTTCCTGAAGTTCCTGGTTCTGAGTTTAAGAGCTATGATGAAGTAAAAACGGCTTTTTATAAACAACTTGCTTACCTGATAAAACACTCTGCTATTGGCTCAGTTACTCTTCAGCAAGTTCATGCCGAAATGGTGCCTCGACCTTATATTTCTATGCTTGTAGATGGATGCATGGAGAAGGGAAAAGATCTTAGTAAAGGCGGTGCTAAATACAATCTTTCACCAGTCTTTACCGGAATTGGGGTAGCTGATTCGGCCAACTCTTTGGCAGCAATTAAGAAACTAGTATTTGAGGACAAAAAGTATACTTTGGGAGAAATTGACAAAGCGTTAGCTGCTGACTGGAACGGTTACGAGGAAATGAGACAGGCAGTGCTTGCTTGTCCGAAGTATGGCAATGATGATGATTACGTTGACTCTATTGCTGTAGAAATAACTGACTTTTACTACAAAGAAGTACATTCCTATAAAGATTATTTCGGAACACCTTTTACTTCGGCATTTATGGGAATTTCCAATTATATTCCGTGCGGAAGTGTGATTGGTGCAACTCCGGATGGTAGAAAAGCCAAGACTCCGTTGACTGAAGGCGTTTCACCACATGCAGGTACTGATTTGACAAGTCCGACTGCCGCTATGCGTTCTGTTGCTAAGATCAATCATGATGTGCATTCTGGCGGTACATTGATGAATATGAAGTTTGCTCCTGATTTATTGAAATCCGATAGGAATCTGAAAAACTTGGCAGCTCTTATTAGAGCCTATTTTGCACTGGGTGCCTTTCATGTTCAATTTAACGTGATTTCCACTGAATTATTGAGAAAAGCCCAGGAACACCCGGAGGACTACAAAGATTTGCTTGTCAGAGTAGCCGGTTATAGCACACAATTTGTCAATCTGTCCCGTGAAGCTCAGAATGCGATCATTGAAAGAACTACCTATGAAACAATGTAA
- a CDS encoding M20 family metallopeptidase — MNNKKQQAFQFVDDHCEEMVSLWKEVVSMEGGPHEKQGIDVVAARFKKILDDEGANSHLVEFEKAGSMLIAEIGKNRPKPGVIFMGHMDTARPAGAIAEHPFTIKDGIAYGPGVLDMKGGIVAALYAMKALNFVGYDSRSIKVLLAGDEEVLHANSNAPEIFIDEARGYAAAFNMETGFVDDGIVVGRKGVARIMLEVKGISAHAGNDPENGRSAILEIAHKIIAVQNLTDLEKGITFNVGVMQGGTTSTSVPDYAKIFIDVRYKNPDDLPEIIKQVEKVADKIYIEGTTTHVAFMDGIKPMKTTDGVKQLFEIVKKASEENGFGTPYEKLVGGGSDSAYTVLAGVPTVCAMGVKGGRNHSPEEYAVVESLFERAKLLVASVLKLD, encoded by the coding sequence ATGAATAACAAAAAACAGCAAGCGTTTCAGTTTGTAGACGACCATTGTGAGGAAATGGTATCACTGTGGAAGGAGGTTGTTTCGATGGAGGGTGGCCCGCACGAAAAGCAAGGAATTGATGTAGTTGCCGCTCGCTTTAAAAAGATACTTGATGATGAAGGTGCCAATTCCCATCTAGTTGAGTTCGAAAAAGCTGGCAGTATGTTGATTGCAGAGATCGGTAAAAATCGTCCTAAGCCCGGCGTAATTTTTATGGGGCACATGGATACTGCTCGTCCTGCGGGTGCAATCGCCGAGCATCCTTTTACTATTAAGGATGGCATCGCTTACGGGCCAGGCGTTCTCGACATGAAGGGTGGTATTGTGGCTGCTCTTTATGCGATGAAAGCATTGAATTTTGTTGGCTATGACTCGCGTTCTATTAAAGTTCTTTTGGCTGGGGATGAGGAGGTCTTACACGCCAATTCTAATGCACCTGAAATATTTATTGACGAGGCAAGAGGCTATGCGGCGGCATTTAATATGGAGACAGGCTTTGTAGACGATGGAATTGTTGTCGGGCGTAAGGGAGTAGCACGGATCATGCTGGAAGTAAAAGGAATTTCCGCGCATGCAGGTAACGATCCGGAAAACGGCAGGAGTGCAATTCTGGAAATTGCACACAAGATTATCGCCGTTCAAAACTTAACTGATTTGGAAAAAGGCATTACTTTTAATGTAGGGGTAATGCAAGGGGGTACGACATCAACGTCTGTTCCTGATTATGCAAAAATTTTTATTGATGTGCGCTATAAAAATCCAGATGACTTACCGGAAATTATTAAGCAAGTCGAAAAAGTTGCAGACAAAATCTATATTGAAGGCACGACCACTCATGTTGCTTTTATGGATGGTATAAAGCCAATGAAAACAACGGACGGCGTCAAACAATTGTTTGAGATAGTAAAAAAAGCTTCTGAAGAAAACGGTTTTGGAACGCCTTATGAAAAGTTGGTGGGCGGTGGCTCTGATTCAGCTTATACCGTATTAGCAGGCGTGCCAACGGTATGTGCGATGGGAGTAAAAGGGGGGAGAAATCATAGTCCGGAAGAATATGCGGTTGTAGAAAGTCTATTTGAAAGAGCTAAATTATTGGTCGCCTCTGTGCTAAAGTTGGACTAG
- a CDS encoding glycyl-radical enzyme activating protein codes for MKQCKGNIFQIQRWSINDGEGVRSTVFLKGCPLRCKWCANPESWNKRPEVLFFHEKCTDCHRCCSVCSNNAIIMDKTINRFDREKCSGCAKCCQVCPTGARKLIGSTVTVEEVLKVIKRDAVFYRESGGGVTFSGGEPFAQPEFLRQLVFACSQLGLNTAVETSGYFDWMQVKDIFELLDCVFIDIKHMDDAVHKKMTGVSNLRILENITLISRMHPKVIVRVPLIDEVNANKENIQKMCEFLKGSTQVKDVELLPYHDFGESKYSAIGACSQTFTTPQTEKIEDIKKIILAYGLRNVDFK; via the coding sequence ATGAAACAATGTAAAGGAAATATATTTCAAATACAGCGCTGGTCGATTAATGACGGCGAAGGAGTTAGAAGTACTGTTTTTCTAAAAGGTTGTCCACTACGATGCAAATGGTGTGCCAATCCGGAGTCTTGGAATAAAAGGCCTGAAGTATTGTTTTTTCATGAAAAGTGTACGGATTGTCATCGTTGCTGTTCAGTTTGTAGTAACAACGCAATTATTATGGATAAAACTATCAATCGTTTTGATCGTGAAAAATGTTCTGGATGTGCTAAGTGCTGTCAAGTATGCCCAACAGGTGCTCGAAAGCTGATAGGTTCCACAGTGACTGTTGAAGAGGTTCTAAAAGTAATCAAAAGAGACGCTGTTTTTTATCGGGAGTCTGGTGGCGGGGTGACATTTTCCGGTGGTGAACCATTTGCTCAGCCAGAGTTTTTACGACAACTGGTGTTTGCCTGTAGCCAACTGGGCTTAAATACTGCCGTTGAAACGAGTGGTTATTTTGACTGGATGCAAGTAAAAGACATTTTTGAGCTTTTAGATTGCGTTTTTATTGATATCAAGCATATGGACGATGCTGTGCATAAAAAAATGACGGGAGTTAGTAACCTCAGAATTTTAGAGAATATTACACTGATATCCCGTATGCATCCGAAGGTGATCGTCCGCGTTCCACTGATTGACGAAGTGAATGCCAATAAAGAAAATATTCAAAAGATGTGTGAGTTTCTTAAAGGCAGTACACAAGTGAAAGATGTCGAATTGCTTCCTTATCATGATTTTGGTGAGTCAAAATACAGTGCTATTGGGGCTTGTAGTCAGACTTTCACAACTCCTCAAACTGAAAAAATTGAAGATATAAAAAAAATAATATTAGCCTATGGTTTACGTAATGTAGATTTTAAGTAG
- a CDS encoding GntR family transcriptional regulator, producing MYNVYIRKSIYGRGRKLYNKGMENYNLKSQIKASYRTLPGMITDILREAILSGELSGGTQLKQEELASKFSVSMSALREALKSLEAEGLVRFYPNRGAMVSELSADEAQEIFDIRLFLELGALELAIPNLTDLDLAEADEILKEADEESHIGRCGELNWQFHETLYQSANRPKLLTLIQNMHNNVERYMRLYLSTLHFQTKSQEEHRALLKACAQGNIKVAQKLLRKHMADASSKVTGYLSR from the coding sequence ATGTATAATGTATACATTCGAAAAAGTATTTACGGGCGCGGCAGAAAATTATATAATAAAGGCATGGAAAATTATAATTTAAAAAGTCAGATAAAAGCTTCCTATCGTACGCTACCTGGTATGATTACAGATATTCTTCGCGAGGCAATTCTTTCTGGAGAACTTAGTGGGGGAACTCAACTCAAGCAAGAGGAATTAGCATCGAAGTTTAGCGTAAGTATGAGTGCTTTGCGCGAAGCGTTAAAAAGTCTGGAAGCGGAGGGATTGGTAAGATTCTATCCTAACCGCGGGGCGATGGTTAGTGAGTTATCTGCGGATGAAGCACAGGAGATATTTGATATACGACTATTTTTGGAATTAGGGGCGCTGGAACTGGCTATTCCTAATTTAACTGACCTGGATTTGGCAGAGGCAGATGAGATTTTAAAAGAGGCAGATGAAGAAAGCCATATTGGACGCTGTGGCGAATTGAATTGGCAGTTTCATGAAACTCTGTATCAATCTGCAAATAGGCCCAAGTTACTTACATTAATTCAAAACATGCACAATAATGTTGAACGTTATATGCGTTTGTATTTGTCCACTCTGCATTTTCAGACAAAATCGCAAGAAGAGCATCGGGCGTTATTAAAGGCTTGCGCGCAAGGAAATATTAAGGTTGCTCAGAAATTATTACGTAAACATATGGCTGATGCGAGTAGTAAGGTGACAGGGTACTTAAGTCGTTAA
- a CDS encoding nucleoside recognition domain-containing protein, which yields MAEQSNGTLTLQVKPSMIDEFVKGAKKGFYVAVENITPAMVLAYALILFLNIIGVMPILAKLLGPIMAVFGLPGEAMVVLTAAFFAKAAGCATAATLYSQGVITATQATILFPACITMGTLVGNFVRVVMVSQTNIKWQPLLLCSALVDAAVVMWLTRFALFIMGVS from the coding sequence ATGGCTGAGCAAAGTAACGGAACGTTAACCTTGCAGGTAAAACCGAGTATGATCGATGAGTTTGTTAAGGGAGCAAAAAAGGGGTTTTATGTTGCTGTAGAAAATATTACTCCGGCTATGGTATTAGCTTATGCTCTGATCTTGTTTTTAAATATTATTGGCGTTATGCCTATTTTGGCTAAATTGCTAGGACCAATCATGGCTGTGTTTGGTTTGCCTGGCGAAGCCATGGTCGTTTTGACTGCTGCTTTTTTTGCTAAAGCGGCAGGGTGTGCGACAGCGGCAACACTTTATTCACAAGGCGTAATTACTGCCACTCAGGCAACTATTTTATTTCCAGCCTGTATCACGATGGGAACGCTTGTTGGCAATTTCGTGCGTGTGGTCATGGTGTCGCAAACCAATATAAAGTGGCAGCCGCTGCTATTATGCAGTGCTCTTGTTGATGCGGCAGTTGTTATGTGGCTGACTCGATTTGCCTTATTTATCATGGGAGTCAGTTAA
- a CDS encoding GerAB/ArcD/ProY family transporter yields MTNSEKISPLQVIFLLSMSRISIVLLWFHFSNQDVWITEILSLFYIAIFIAPLLFLSKQFANLTLIEYLPIITGKRIGKILGALYVVFFLFIATLDLSLFDNILKPINFTETPDFAIIFLALTACAYGVYKGLECIARSAEIFTPQILAVIIFYAILQIPEMDFKVFLPILADSTFWEINSLAFITAAKMNEMIVLAMLVPSINKTKTTNTIIIWTIIIITVFSLIIIVPTLAGLGLTLSKKTFDPYYLFIKQINIYDFITRIEFFMVGAWNIGMFMKISLFLHLATMSLVQLLGIKNRKVLIIPMAIVIFMITLKTDILKSVVVFNIIEYYILYIDLIFMFGIPVVVLGMFFLKRNVTAKSDCNN; encoded by the coding sequence ATGACAAATTCAGAAAAAATATCACCACTGCAAGTCATATTTTTACTAAGCATGAGTCGCATATCTATAGTACTCTTATGGTTTCATTTCTCCAACCAGGATGTATGGATTACAGAAATTCTTTCGCTGTTTTATATTGCAATATTCATTGCTCCTTTATTATTTTTGAGTAAGCAGTTTGCTAATCTGACGCTCATAGAGTATTTACCAATAATAACGGGTAAACGGATCGGTAAAATACTAGGGGCTTTATATGTCGTTTTCTTTCTATTTATTGCTACCCTTGATTTATCATTGTTTGATAACATTCTTAAGCCAATAAATTTTACCGAAACTCCGGATTTTGCCATCATATTCCTCGCATTAACCGCTTGTGCTTATGGCGTATATAAGGGCTTGGAATGTATTGCACGATCGGCAGAAATTTTTACCCCGCAAATTTTAGCCGTTATTATTTTTTATGCAATACTACAAATACCCGAAATGGATTTCAAAGTATTTCTACCAATATTAGCTGATTCCACTTTTTGGGAGATCAACTCCCTAGCCTTTATTACCGCTGCCAAAATGAACGAGATGATAGTTCTTGCTATGCTGGTTCCGTCTATTAATAAAACAAAGACTACCAATACAATTATCATCTGGACAATAATTATTATTACCGTATTTTCCCTTATAATCATCGTTCCAACGCTAGCAGGATTAGGACTTACGCTCTCAAAAAAAACATTCGACCCTTATTACCTCTTTATAAAACAAATTAACATATATGATTTTATCACACGCATTGAATTTTTCATGGTTGGCGCATGGAATATTGGTATGTTTATGAAAATTTCACTGTTCTTACATTTGGCAACAATGAGCTTGGTACAACTTCTGGGAATTAAAAATCGCAAAGTCCTCATTATTCCTATGGCTATAGTAATATTCATGATCACTTTAAAAACAGACATTCTTAAGTCTGTTGTAGTATTCAATATTATTGAATACTACATACTGTATATCGACTTGATTTTTATGTTTGGCATTCCTGTAGTTGTATTGGGGATGTTTTTCCTGAAAAGAAATGTGACCGCAAAAAGTGACTGCAATAATTAA
- a CDS encoding Ger(x)C family spore germination protein yields the protein MVILKRIVAITLMLVLALPLTGCWNRRELNTLGIVGLVGVDTGNNGIKTTFEVIKPEKSGKSGGEKNEIPVKYVQSDGQTLIETFRSSMLRFDRKLFVAHTKAFLFSEAVARNGLAEHLDAILRGPEMRLSMHLVIIKDDSAADIMTIASGINTIPSSYIEDLLKQHTSLSKSVDSKVLDFLKTYTGKGINPVVTVLRKVKKAKIGAGQNDEYELSPEGAAVFLKDRLVGFLDGDETRGYNWVTGKVTSGIVVSPTPNSKGTASVEILKAGKKTEVEINGNDIKIKVKINMIGMLDEETANFQLTDPATIEMLEQENSQVIKQEAEQTLLKVQTEYKSDIFGFGQLVHRKYPQEWKNLQNNWDELFSQATIEVEVQTKIVKTGKSSLPVKE from the coding sequence ATGGTGATACTTAAAAGAATAGTAGCAATCACTTTAATGCTAGTATTAGCTTTACCTCTTACAGGGTGCTGGAATCGTCGTGAATTAAATACCCTGGGAATTGTCGGCTTAGTAGGCGTAGACACTGGTAATAATGGCATTAAAACTACGTTTGAGGTCATTAAGCCTGAAAAGTCCGGAAAGAGTGGTGGTGAAAAAAATGAAATACCCGTCAAGTACGTACAATCCGACGGTCAGACTCTTATAGAAACCTTTCGCAGCTCTATGTTACGGTTTGACCGCAAGCTGTTCGTAGCGCACACCAAAGCATTTTTGTTCAGTGAAGCTGTTGCCAGAAATGGGTTGGCAGAGCATCTTGATGCGATTCTACGCGGCCCGGAGATGAGATTGTCCATGCATTTAGTCATTATAAAAGACGATTCCGCTGCCGATATTATGACCATTGCCAGTGGAATCAATACTATTCCTTCAAGCTATATCGAAGACTTACTGAAGCAACATACATCCTTGTCGAAAAGCGTGGATTCCAAAGTTTTAGATTTTTTAAAGACCTATACTGGCAAAGGGATAAACCCCGTTGTTACGGTCCTAAGAAAAGTAAAAAAGGCCAAAATCGGAGCAGGACAGAATGATGAATACGAATTAAGTCCTGAAGGAGCAGCCGTGTTTCTCAAGGATAGATTAGTCGGATTTCTTGACGGCGATGAAACGAGAGGTTACAACTGGGTAACCGGCAAAGTAACCAGTGGCATCGTTGTATCCCCTACTCCTAATAGTAAGGGGACTGCCTCTGTAGAGATATTAAAAGCTGGGAAAAAAACTGAGGTAGAGATTAATGGTAATGATATAAAGATCAAAGTAAAAATTAATATGATCGGCATGCTGGATGAAGAAACTGCTAACTTCCAACTAACAGATCCGGCTACAATAGAAATGTTGGAACAGGAAAATTCTCAGGTCATTAAACAGGAAGCAGAACAAACCCTGCTAAAAGTGCAAACCGAATATAAGTCTGATATTTTTGGCTTTGGCCAGCTTGTCCACCGCAAATACCCTCAGGAATGGAAGAATCTGCAGAATAATTGGGATGAATTGTTTTCACAAGCAACCATTGAAGTGGAAGTTCAAACAAAGATAGTAAAGACAGGAAAATCATCGCTTCCTGTGAAAGAATAA